A stretch of Ipomoea triloba cultivar NCNSP0323 chromosome 13, ASM357664v1 DNA encodes these proteins:
- the LOC116001276 gene encoding uncharacterized protein LOC116001276: MTRRYWNINLEEMMEAGVHFGHGTRKWNPRMSPYISAKCKGIHIINLTRTARFLSEACDLVFDASSRGKQFLIVGTKNKAADSVARAAIRARCHYVNKKWLGGMLTNWSTTETRLHKFRDLRMEQTAGRLARLPKRDAAVVKRQLSHLQTYLGGIKYMTGLPDIVIIVDQQEEYTALREWALLPWKIIQLPHGELAAPTNDINTTVALALLTSVAYFYAGLTKKGLGYFGKYIQPTPILLPINILEDFTKPLSLSFRLFGNILADELVVVVLVSLVPLVVPIPVMFLGLFTSGIQALIFATLAAAYIGESLEGHH, encoded by the exons ATGACAAGAAGATATTGGAACATCAATTTGGAAGAGATGATGGAAGCGGGAGTTCATTTTGGTCACGGTACTCGGAAATGGAATCCTCGAATGTCGCCTTATATCTCTGCAAAATGTAAAGGTATTCATATTATAAATCTTACTAGAACTGCTCGTTTTTTATCAGAGGCTTGTGATTTAGTTTTTGATGCATCAAGTAGaggaaaacaatttttaattgttGGGACAAAAAATAAAGCAGCTGATTCAGTAGCACGGGCTGCAATAAGGGCTCGCTGTCATTATGTTAATAAAAAGTGGCTTGGGGGTATGTTAACGAATTGGTCCACGACAGAAACGAGACTTCACAAATTCAGGGACTTGAGAATGGAACAAACGGCAGGGAGACTCGCTCGTCTTCCAAAGAGAGATGCGGCGGTGGTGAAGAGACAATTATCTCACTTGCAAACATATTTGGGTGGGATCAAATATATGACAGGGTTACCGGATATTGTAATCATCGTTGATCAACAGGAAGAATATACGGCCCTTCGAGAAT GGGCTCTTTTACCTTGGAAAATCATACAGTTACCTCATGGGGAGTTAGCCGCACCCACGAACGATATAAATACTACTGTTGCTTTAGCTTTACTCACGTCAGTAGCCTATTTCTATGCAGGTCTTACAAAAAAAGGATTAGGTTATTTTGGTAAATACATTCAACCAACTCCAATTCTTTTACCCATTAACATCTTAGAAGATTTCACAAAACCGCTATCACTTAGTTTTCGACTTTTCGGAAATATATTAGCGGATGAATTAGtagttgttgttcttgtttctttagtacCTTTAGTGGTTCCTATACCTGTCATGTTTCTTGGCTTATTTACAAGTGGTATTCAGGCTCTTATTTTTGCAACTTTAGCCGCAGCTTATATAGGCGAATCCCTGGAAGGTCATCATTGA
- the LOC116001275 gene encoding uncharacterized protein LOC116001275 produces the protein MEVLMAERANLVFHNKVIDGTAMKRLISRLIDHFGMAYTSHILDQLKTLGFQQATATSISLGIDDLLTIPSKGWLVQDAEQQSLILEKHHHYGNVHAVEKLRQSIEIWYATSEYLRQEMNPNFRMTDPLNPVHIMSFSGARGNASQVHQLVGMRGLMSDPQGQMIDLPIQSNLREGLSLTEYIISCYGARKGVVDTAVRTSDAGYLTRRLVEVVQHIVVRRADCGTVRGISVSPQNGMMPERILIQTLIGRVLADDIYIGPRCIATRNQNIGVGLVNRFITFRAQPISIRTPFTCRSTSWICRLCYGRSPTHGDLVELGEAVGIIAGQSIGEPGTQLTLRTFHTGGVFTGGTAEHVRAPSNGKIQFNEDLVHPTRTRHGHPAFLCYIDLYVTIESDDILHNVNIPPKSFLLVQNDQYVESEQVIAEIRAGTSTLNFKERVRKHIYSDSEGEMHWSTDVYHAPEFTYGNVHLLPKTSHLWVLSGKPYRSSVVPFSLSKDQDQMNTHSLSFEQIYISNPSVTNDQVKDKLSDSFSKKEDRITDYSELNRIGHCNLIYPAKNLDLLAKKRRNRFIIPFQGSQERKKELMSLSGISIEIPINGIFRKNSIFAYFDDPRYRRKSSGITKYGTIEMHSIVKKEDLIEYRGVKEFRPKYQMKVDRFFFIPEEVHILAGSSSIMVRNNSIIGVDTWITLNTRSRIGGVVRVERKKKKIELTIFSGDIHFPGETDKISRHSGILIPPSRKNSKDSKNLKKWIYVQRITPTKKKYFVLVRPVVPYEITDGINLATLFPQDLLQERDNVQLRVVNYILYGNGKVTRGISDTSIQLVRTCLVLNWNQDKKGSSIEEARGSFVEVRTNGMIQDFLKVNLVKPAISYISKRNDPSSEKKEGSDHTNMNPFYSIYIYPKTKLQKSFNQNQGTVRTLLGINKECQFFLILSSSNCFRIGPFKGVKYPKELIKKDPLIPIRNSFGPLGTALQIANFFSFYYLITHNQILVTNYLQLDNLKQTFQPFKFQYYLMDENGRIYNPDPCSNIIFNPFKLNWYFLHYHFCEETSTKIDLGQFVCENVCITKKGTHLKSGQVLIVQFDSVVIRSAKPYLATPGATLHGHYGEIIYEGDTLVTFIYEKSRSGDITQGLPKVEQVLEVRSIDSISINLEKRIDSWNERITRILGSPWGFLIGAELTIAQSRISLVNKIQKVYRSQGVQIHNRHIEIIVRQITSKVLVSEDGMSNVFLPGELIGLFRAERTGRALEEAICYRATLLGITRASLWGLGLLADNGLDWTNINPYSKARIQQTHAEQQSLILEKHHHYGNVHAVEKLRQSIEIWYSTSEYLRQEMNPNFRMTDPYNPVHIMSFSGARGNVSQVHQLVGMRGLMSDPQGQMIDLPIQSNLREGLSLTEYIISCYGARKGVVDTAVRTSDAGYLTRRLVEVVQHIVVRRRDCGTIRGISVSPQNSTMPERILIQTLIGRVLADDIYMGSRCIATRNQDIGVGLVNRFITLRTQLISIRTPFTCRSASWICRLCYGRSPTHGGLVELGEAVGIIAGQSIGEPGTQLTLRTFHTGGVFTGGTAEHVRAPSNGKIQFNEDLVHPTRTRHGHPAFLCYIDLYVTIESDDILHNVNIPPKSFLLVQNDQYVESEQVIAEIRAGTSTLNFKERVRKHIYSDSEGEMHWSTDVYHAPEFTYGNVHLLPKTSHLWVLSGKPYRSSVVPFSLSKDQDQMNTHSLSFEQIYISNPSVTNDQVKDKLSDSFSKKEDRITDYSELNRIGHCNLIYPAKNLDLLAKKRRNRFIIPFQGSQERKKELMSLSGISIEIPINGIFRKNSIFAYFDDPRYRRMSSGITKYGTIEMHSIVKKEDLIEYRGVKEFRPKYQMKVDRFFFIPEEVHILAGSSSIMVRNNSIIGVDTWITLNTRSRIGGVVRVERKKKKIELTIFSGDIHFPGETDKISRHSGILIPPSRKNSKDSKNLKKWIYVQRITPTKKKYFVLVRPVVPYEITDGINLATLFPQDLLQERDNVQLRVVNYILYGNGKVTRGISDTSIQLVRTCLVLNWNQDKKGSSIEEARGSFVEVRTNGMIQDFLKVNLVKPAISYISKRNDPSSEKKEGSDHTNMNPFYSIYIYPKTKLQKSFNQNQGTVRTLLGINKECQFFLILSSSNCFRIGPFKGVKYPKELIKKDPLIPIRNSFGPLGTALQIANFFSFYYLITHNQILVTNYLQLDNLKQTFQPFKFQYYLMDENGRIYNPDPCSNIIFNPFKLNWYFLHYHFCEETSTKIDLGQFVCENVCITKKGTHLKSGQVLIVQFDSVVIRSAKPYLATPGATLHGHYGEIIYEGDTLVTFIYEKSRSGDITQGLPKVEQVLEVRSIDSISINLEKRIDSWNERITRILGSPWGFLIGAELTIAQSRISLVNKIQKVYRSQGVQIHNRHIEIIVRQITSKVLVSEDGMSNVFLPGELIGLFRAERTGRALEEAICYRATLLGITRASLNTQSFISEASFQETARVLAKAALRGRIDWLKGLKENVVLGGMIPVGTGFKGFVHHSSQHKDIPLKTKKQNLFEGEMGDILFYHRELFESCLSKN, from the coding sequence ATGGAGGTACTTATGGCAGAACGGGCCAATCTGGTCTTTCACAATAAAGTGATAGACGGAACTGCCATGAAACGACTTATTAGTAGATTAATAGATCATTTTGGAATGGCATATACGTCACACATCCTAGATCAACTAAAGACTCTGGGTTTCCAGCAAGCCACTGCTACATCCATTTCATTAGGAATTGATGATCTTTTAACAATACCTTCTAAGGGATGGCTAGTTCAAGATGCTGAACAGCAAAGTTTGATTTTGGAAAAACACCATCATTATGGGAATGTACACGCGGTAGAAAAATTACGTCAATCCATTGAAATATGGTATGCTACAAGTGAGTATTTGCGACAAGAAATGAATCCTAATTTTAGGATGACTGACCCTTTGAATCCAGTTCATATAATGTCTTTTTCGGGAGCTAGAGGAAATGCATCTCAGGTACATCAATTGGTAGGTATGAGAGGATTAATGTCAGATCCACAAGGACAAATGATTGATTTACCCATTCAAAGCAATTTACGGGAAGGACTCTCTTTAAcagaatatataatttcttgttACGGAGCCCGCAAAGGGGTTGTGGATACTGCTGTACGAACATCAGATGCTGGATATCTCACGCGCAGGCTTGTCGAAGTAGTTCAACACATTGTTGTACGTCGAGCGGATTGTGGCACTGTCCGAGGGATTTCTGTGAGTCCTCAGAATGGGATGATGCCGGAAAGGATTTTGATCCAAACATTAATCGGTCGTGTATTAGCAGATGATATATACATAGGCCCACGGTGTATTGCCACTAGAAATCAAAACATTGGAGTTGGACTTGTAAATCGATTCATAACCTTTCGAGCCCAACCAATATCGATTCGAACTCCCTTTACTTGTAGGAGTACATCTTGGATTTGTCGATTATGTTATGGCCGGAGTCCTACTCATGGCGACCTGGTTGAATTGGGGGAAGCTGTAGGTATTATTGCAGGTCAATCGATTGGAGAACCTGGGACTCAATTAACATTAAGAACTTTTCATACGGGTGGAGTATTCACAGGAGGGACTGCAGAACATGTACGAGCCCCTTCTAATGGAAAAATCCAATTCAATGAGGATTTGGTTCATCCCACACGTACACGTCATGGACACCCTGCCTTTCTATGTTATATCGACTTGTATGTCACTATTGAGAGTGACGATATTCTACATAATGTGAATATTCCGCCAAAAAGTTTTCTTTTAGTTCAAAATGATCAATATGTTGAATCTGAACAAGTGATTGCTGAAATTCGCGCAGGGACATCCACCTTGAATTTTAAGGAAAGGGTTCGAAAACATATTTATTCTGATTCAGAAGGAGAAATGCACTGGAGTACTGATGTGTACCATGCACCCGAATTTACATATGGTAATGTTCATCTCTTACCAAAAACAAGTCATTTATGGGTATTATCAGGAAAGCCGTACAGATCGAGTGTAGTCCCCTTTTCGCTCTCCAAGGATCAAGATCAAATGAACACTCATTCTCTTTCTTTcgaacaaatatatatttctaaCCCCTCAGTCACTAACGATCAAGTAAAAGATAAATTATCGGACTCTTTTAGTAAAAAAGAGGATAGGATTACGGATTATTCAGAACTTAATCGAATAGGTCATTGTAATCTCATCTATCCTGCAAAAAATTTGGATTTATTGGCAAAGAAACGAAGAAATAGATTTATTATTCCATTTCAAGGAAGTCAAGAAcgaaaaaaagaattaatgtCCCTTTCCGGTATCTCGATTGAAATACCCATAAATGGTATTTTCcgtaaaaatagtatttttgcTTATTTCGATGATCCTCGATACCGAAgaaagagttcgggaattacAAAATATGGGACTATAGAGATGCATTCAATCGTTAAAAAAGAGGATTTGATTGAATATCGAGGAGTCAAAGAATTTCGACCAAAATACCAAATGAAAGTCGATCGGTTTTTTTTCATTCCTGAAGAAGTTCATATCTTAGCCGGATCTTCGTCCATAATGGTACGCAACAATAGTATCATTGGAGTAGATACGTGGATCACTTTAAATACAAGAAGCCGAATAGGCGGGGTGGTCCGAgtggagaggaaaaaaaaaaagattgaacttACCATTTTTTCGGGAGATATCCATTTTCCCGGGGAGACAGATAAGATATCCCGACACAGTGGCATTTTGATACCACCAAGCAGGAAAAATTCCAAGgactcaaaaaatttaaaaaaatggatcTATGTCCAACGGATCACCCCTactaagaaaaaatattttgttttggttCGGCCGGTAGTCCCATATGAAATAACGGACGGTATCAATTTAGCAACACTTTTCCCTCAGGATTTGTTGCAGGAAAGGGATAATGTGCAACTTCGAGTTGTCAATTATATCCTTTATGGAAATGGTAAAGTCACTCGAGGAATTTCTGACACAAGTATTCAATTAGTACGTACTTGTTTAGTATTGAATTGGAATCAAGATAAAAAAGGTTCTTCTATCGAAGAGGCCCGCGGTTCCTTTGTTGAAGTAAGAACAAATGGTATGATTCAAGATTTCTTAAAGGTCAATTTAGTGAAACCCGCTATTTCATATATCAGTAAAAGAAATGATCCATCATCCGAAAAAAAGGAGGGATCAGATCATACCAATATGAATCCATTTTATTCCATTTATATTTATCCAAAGACAAAACTTCAAAAATCATTTAACCAAAACCAAGGAACTGTCCGTACGTTGTTGGGTATAAACAAagaatgtcaattttttttaattttgtcatcaTCCAATTGTTTTCGAATAGGTCCATTCAAGGGTGTCAAATAtcccaaagaattaattaaaaaagatcCCCTAATTCCAATTAGGAATTCATTTGGTCCTTTAGGAACAGCCCTTCAAattgctaattttttttcattttactaTTTAATAACTCATAATCAGATCTTGGTAACTAATTATTTGCAACTTGACAATTTAAAACAAACCTTTCAAccatttaaatttcaatattatttaatGGATGAAAATGGAAGAATTTATAATCCCGATCCATGCAGTAACATCATTTTTAATCCATTCAAGTTGAATTGgtattttcttcattatcatTTTTGTGAAGAGACATCCACCAAAATTGATCTTGGACAATTTGTTTGTGAAAATGTATGTATAACCAAAAAAGGAACGCACCTAAAATCGGGTCAAGTTCTAATTGTTCAATTTGACTCTGTAGTAATAAGATCGGCTAAGCCTTATTTGGCTACTCCAGGAGCAACACTTCATGGTCATTATGGAGAAATCATTTATGAAGGGGATACATTAGTTAcatttatatatgaaaaatcgAGGTCTGGTGACATAACGCAAGGTCTTCCAAAAGTGGAACAAGTCTTAGAAGTTCGTTCGATTGATTCAATATCCATCAATCTAGAAAAGAGGATTGATAGTTGGAACGAACGTATAACAAGAATTCTTGGAAGTCCTTGGGGATTCTTGATTGGGGCTGAGCTAACTATAGCGCAAAGTCGTATTTCTTTGGTTAACAAGATCCAAAAGGTTTATCGATCACAAGGGGTGCAGATCCATAATAGACATATAGAAATTATTGTACGTCAAATAACATCAAAAGTCTTGGTTTCAGAAGATGGAATGTCTAATGTTTTTTTGCCCGGAGAACTAATTGGATTGTTTCGGGCGGAACGAACGGGACGCGCTTTGGAAGAAGCGATATGTTACCGCGCTACCTTATTGGGAATAACGAGAGCATCTCTTTGGGGTTTAGGATTGCTCGCTGATAATGGATTAGATTGGACCAATATCAATCCCTATTCCAAGGCAAGAATTCAACAAACCCATGCTGAACAGCAAAGTTTGATTTTGGAAAAACACCACCATTATGGGAATGTACACGCGGTAGAAAAATTACGTCAATCCATTGAGATATGGTATTCTACAAGTGAATATTTGCGACAAGAAATGAATCCCAATTTTAGGATGACTGACCCTTATAATCCAGTCCATATAATGTCTTTTTCGGGAGCTAGAGGAAATGTGTCTCAGGTACATCAATTAGTAGGTATGAGAGGATTAATGTCGGATCCACAAGGACAAATGATTGATTTACCTATTCAAAGCAATTTACGGGAAGGACTCTCTTTAAcagaatatataatttcttgttACGGAGCCCGCAAAGGGGTTGTGGATACTGCTGTACGAACATCCGATGCTGGATATCTCACGCGCAGGCTTGTCGAAGTAGTTCAACATATTGTTGTGCGTAGAAGAGATTGTGGCACCATTCGAGGTATTTCTGTAAGTCCTCAAAACAGTACGATGCCGGAAAGAATTTTGATCCAAACATTAATTGGTCGTGTATTAGCAGAcgatatatatatgggttcacGATGCATTGCCACCCGAAATCAAGATATCGGGGTTGGACTTGTCAATCGATTCATAACGCTTCGAACCCAACTAATATCCATCCGAACTCCTTTTACTTGTAGGAGTGCGTCTTGGATCTGTCGATTATGTTATGGCCGGAGTCCTACTCACGGCGGCCTGGTTGAATTGGGAGAAGCTGTAGGTATTATTGCAGGTCAATCCATTGGGGAACCTGGTACTCAACTAACATTAAGAACTTTTCATACGGGTGGAGTATTCACAGGAGGGACTGCAGAACATGTACGAGCCCCTTCTAATGGAAAAATCCAATTCAATGAGGATTTGGTTCATCCCACACGTACACGTCATGGACACCCTGCCTTTCTATGTTATATCGACTTGTATGTCACTATTGAGAGTGACGATATTCTACATAATGTGAATATTCCGCCAAAAAGTTTTCTTTTAGTTCAAAATGATCAATATGTTGAATCTGAACAAGTGATTGCTGAAATTCGCGCAGGGACATCCACCTTGAATTTTAAGGAAAGGGTTCGAAAACATATTTATTCTGATTCAGAAGGAGAAATGCACTGGAGTACTGATGTGTACCATGCACCCGAATTTACATATGGTAATGTTCATCTCTTACCAAAAACAAGTCATTTATGGGTATTATCAGGAAAGCCGTACAGATCGAGTGTAGTCCCCTTTTCGCTCTCCAAGGATCAAGATCAAATGAACACTCATTCTCTTTCTTTcgaacaaatatatatttctaaCCCCTCAGTCACTAACGATCAAGTAAAAGATAAATTATCGGACTCTTTTAGTAAAAAAGAGGATAGGATTACGGATTATTCAGAACTTAATCGAATAGGTCATTGTAATCTCATCTATCCTGCAAAAAATTTGGATTTATTGGCAAAGAAACGAAGAAATAGATTTATTATTCCATTTCAAGGAAGTCAAGAAcgaaaaaaagaattaatgtCCCTTTCCGGTATCTCGATTGAAATACCCATAAATGGTATTTTCcgtaaaaatagtatttttgcTTATTTCGATGATCCTCGGTACAGAAGAATGAGTTCGGGAATTACAAAATATGGGACTATAGAGATGCATTCAATCGTTAAAAAAGAGGATTTGATTGAATATCGAGGAGTCAAAGAATTTCGACCAAAATACCAAATGAAAGTCGATCGGTTTTTTTTCATTCCTGAAGAAGTTCATATCTTAGCCGGATCTTCGTCCATAATGGTACGCAACAATAGTATCATTGGAGTAGATACGTGGATCACTTTAAATACAAGAAGCCGAATAGGCGGGGTGGTCCGAgtggagaggaaaaaaaaaaagattgaacttACCATTTTTTCGGGAGATATCCATTTTCCCGGGGAGACAGATAAGATATCCCGACACAGTGGCATTTTGATACCACCAAGCAGGAAAAATTCCAAGgactcaaaaaatttaaaaaaatggatcTATGTCCAACGGATCACCCCTactaagaaaaaatattttgttttggttCGGCCGGTAGTCCCATATGAAATAACGGACGGTATCAATTTAGCAACACTTTTCCCTCAGGATTTGTTGCAGGAAAGGGATAATGTGCAACTTCGAGTTGTCAATTATATCCTTTATGGAAATGGTAAAGTCACTCGAGGAATTTCTGACACAAGTATTCAATTAGTACGTACTTGTTTAGTATTGAATTGGAATCAAGATAAAAAAGGTTCTTCTATCGAAGAGGCCCGCGGTTCCTTTGTTGAAGTAAGAACAAATGGTATGATTCAAGATTTCTTAAAGGTCAATTTAGTGAAACCCGCTATTTCATATATCAGTAAAAGAAATGATCCATCATCCGAAAAAAAGGAGGGATCAGATCATACCAATATGAATCCATTTTATTCCATTTATATTTATCCAAAGACAAAACTTCAAAAATCATTTAACCAAAACCAAGGAACTGTCCGTACGTTGTTGGGTATAAACAAagaatgtcaattttttttaattttgtcatcaTCCAATTGTTTTCGAATAGGTCCATTCAAGGGTGTCAAATAtcccaaagaattaattaaaaaagatcCCCTAATTCCAATTAGGAATTCATTTGGTCCTTTAGGAACAGCCCTTCAAattgctaattttttttcattttactaTTTAATAACTCATAATCAGATCTTGGTAACTAATTATTTGCAACTTGACAATTTAAAACAAACCTTTCAAccatttaaatttcaatattatttaatGGATGAAAATGGAAGAATTTATAATCCCGATCCATGCAGTAACATCATTTTTAATCCATTCAAGTTGAATTGgtattttcttcattatcatTTTTGTGAAGAGACATCCACCAAAATTGATCTTGGACAATTTGTTTGTGAAAATGTATGTATAACCAAAAAAGGAACGCACCTAAAATCGGGTCAAGTTCTAATTGTTCAATTTGACTCTGTAGTAATAAGATCGGCTAAGCCTTATTTGGCTACTCCAGGAGCAACACTTCATGGTCATTATGGAGAAATCATTTATGAAGGGGATACATTAGTTAcatttatatatgaaaaatcgAGGTCTGGTGACATAACGCAAGGTCTTCCAAAAGTGGAACAAGTCTTAGAAGTTCGTTCGATTGATTCAATATCCATCAATCTAGAAAAGAGGATTGATAGTTGGAACGAACGTATAACAAGAATTCTTGGAAGTCCTTGGGGATTCTTGATTGGGGCTGAGCTAACTATAGCGCAAAGTCGTATTTCTTTGGTTAACAAGATCCAAAAGGTTTATCGATCACAAGGGGTGCAGATCCATAATAGACATATAGAAATTATTGTACGTCAAATAACATCAAAAGTCTTGGTTTCAGAAGATGGAATGTCTAATGTTTTTTTGCCCGGAGAACTAATTGGATTGTTTCGGGCGGAACGAACGGGACGCGCTTTGGAAGAAGCGATATGTTACCGCGCTACCTTATTGGGAATAACGAGAGCATCTCTGAATACTCAAAGTTTTATCTCCGAAGCGAGTTTTCAAGAAACTGCTCGAGTTTTAGCAAAAGCAGCTCTACGGGGCCGTATTGATTGGTTGAAAGGACTAAAAGAAAACGTTGTTCTGGGGGGGATGATACCTGTTGGTACCGGATTCAAAGGATTCGTACACCATTCAAGTCAACATAAGGACATTcctttgaaaacaaaaaagcaGAATTTATTCGAGGGAGAAATGGGAGATATTTTGTTTTACCACAGAGAATTATTTGAGTCTTGTCTTTCAAAGAATTAA